A genomic region of Tigriopus californicus strain San Diego chromosome 1, Tcal_SD_v2.1, whole genome shotgun sequence contains the following coding sequences:
- the LOC131879837 gene encoding thioredoxin-related transmembrane protein 2 homolog: MKSLALTSQIFPAILMGLSTVTFGQELRQLLRPYYFINILLSAAFLGLKLTWPACEWVFGQDNPENCQLDMRENEILFFLLIVIMIRARKTGSTRMVSYLSSGFVYAKVANLVLFSRSDPRYGLLYLLLFTLQGMLLPEPTYKGPENITYFRSDGLDEEIKRDPHVTWLVTFYAAWSPASINFSPVFAKISSQYGLPNLKFGKIDIGRYPDIGTEHLINTSALTRQLPTVIMFQNGKEVGRVPAIVSGKVQKFVFKEEDIVGVFDLNNLYAECKKDKKYAAQIKQMEEETQVVQEAKKTK; this comes from the exons ATGAAATCGTTGGCCCTAACCAGTCAGATATTCCCAGCCATCCTCATGGGTCTGTCCACGGTCACGTTTGGGCAGGAATTGCGGCAACTCCTGCGGCCGTACTATTTCATCAATATCCTGCTGAGTGCGGCCTTCTTGGGTCTGAAACTGACTTGGCCCGCTTGTGAATGGGTTTTTGGGCAGGACAACCCCGAGAATTGCCAATTGGACATGCGCGAAAATGagatcctcttcttcttgctcaTAGTCATCATGATCCGGGCCCGCAAAACCGGATCCACCCGCATG GTGTCTTATCTTTCCTCGGGCTTTGTCTACGCGAAAGTGGCAAATCTAGTCCTCTTCTCCCGGTCGGATCCTCGTTATGGCCTCCTGTACTTGCTCTTGTTCACGCTCCAAGGCATGCTTCTCCCCGAGCCCACCTACAAAGGCCCCGAGAACATTACCTATTTCCGATCCGACGGCCTGGACGAGGAAATCAAACGAGACCCTCACGTGACTTGGTTGGTGACCTTCTACGCCGCTTGGTCGCCCGCTTCCATCAACTTCTCGCCCGTGTTCGCCAAGATCTCTTCCCAATACGGTTTGCCCAACCTCAAGTTCG gcAAAATCGATATCGGCCGTTATCCGGATATTGGAACCGAGCATTTGATCAACACCTCCGCTCTCACCCGCCAACTGCCCACAGTGATTATGTTCCAGAATGGTAAAGAAGTGGGGCGTGTTCCCGCTATTGTGTCGGGCAAGGTTCAGAAGTTCGTGTTCAAGGAGGAAGATATCGTGGGCGTGTTTGATTTGAACAACTTGTACGCGGAGTGCAAGAAGGACAAGAAATACGCCGCCCAAATCAAGCAAATGGAAGAGGAAACGCAGGTGGTTCAAGAAgccaagaaaaccaaatag
- the LOC131885173 gene encoding alpha-1,4-N-acetylglucosaminyltransferase-like, with protein MSKVCLHQKSLKWLILLLLVIFIYHCNHHHPFKNQESSKSLPLLANDFLGIENPVFFVETNSSETGLKPRLVCAIERVANLYPNRDIIVILSQVKIHGLPPFLSDLKNVHFRSIDIDAFVQGSAVEHLWKSGKVKSSIWSLSNISNVLRFLVVFKFGGLYLDHDVIALRPISEAETNFVCLVQSNRVASAVFQLRKGHPLLKLTLERMAQTFRGDLWGHNGPDLLTKATNEYCANQGLQNLSQLHCPDLKIQSPQFATPFQCPEYAKFYQPKYDSKIQSTIAQSHFLHYCNKKRTGTQDPNATDPYIMRSNQPLYRIMKEACPMTEENILRFQVGRKY; from the exons ATGTctaaagtttgtttgcatcAAAAAAGTCTGAAATGGCTCATCTTGTTGCTTTTGGTTATATTTATATACCATTGCAATCATCACCACCCATTTAAAAATCAAGAATCGTCGAAAAGCTTGCCTCTCTTGGCAAACGATTTCCTGGGAATTGAAAATCCTGTCTTTTTCGTTGAAACAAATTCGAGTGAAACTGGTCTGAAACCCCGCCTGGTGTGCGCTATTGAGAGGGTAGCCAATTTGTACCCTAATAGGGATATCATAGTGATTTTGAGCCAAGTTAAAATACATGGTTTACCTCCATTCTTATCCGATCTTAAAAACGTCCATTTCCGCTCCATTGACATTGATGCCTTTGTCCAAGGGTCAGCTGTTGAGCACTTATGGAAGAGCGGGAAAGTCAAATCGTCGATTTGGTCTTTGAGCAACATAAGTAACGTGTTACGATTCTTAGTGGTCTTCAAATTTGGTGGCCTCTATCTGGATCACGACGTGATTGCTTTGAGACCGATTTCAGAAGCGGAAACGaactttgtttgtttggttcaaTCTAATAGAGTTGCTAGTGCTGTCTTTCAATTGAGAAAAGGCCATCCTCTTTTGAAATTGACCCTTGAGCGAATG GCGCAAACTTTCAGAGGCGATCTTTGGGGTCATAATGGACCTGACCTTTTGACAAAAGCAACCAATGAGTATTGTGCTAACCAAGGACTACAGAATTTGTCTCAACTCCATTGCCCTGATCTGAAAATTCAGAGTCCTCAATTCGCAACCCCGTTTCAATGTCCAGAGTATGCTAAGTTTTATCAGCCTAAATATGATTCAAAGATACAGAGCACCATTGCACAGAGCCATTTTCTGCATTATTGTAACAAGAAACGCACTGGTACTCAAGACCCTAACGCCACGGATCCGTACATCATGAGATCAAATCAACCTTTGTATCGAATCATGAAGGAGGCGTGTCCAATGACGGAAGAAAATATCCTACGTTTCCAAGTGGGTCGAAAATATTAA
- the LOC131884787 gene encoding galactose-3-O-sulfotransferase 2-like isoform X2: MHKTGSTTISNIIYRHAMAHDLNVALPKRGTMLGYPQRFHRAFTDQRLYLVLFDILCSHMVWDLHQVERTIGKKPFTFTILRDPVERFISFWDHYQLGSHQNLHEFIRNPKGSPHPEWLTMVQEMGYGNSESKWNAEDVIRYTDANFKLILIQEHWNESMFLLWHSLHWNIKDFGHLPQLKRDEEHKSIIDHDERKRLEEWLKLDHEIYKHYLTVFQEKLNHWNPSDLQEGLDKMALVQTNVTIACEVKETLNANLSGILRKTFDSHFLGFNVKNTTDCLSLAMPEETLVRKIRKVQLKKFHVLNAK; this comes from the coding sequence ATGCACAAAACAGGCAGTACCACCATCAGCAATATAATATATCGCCATGCAATGGCCCACGATCTGAATGTAGCCCTTCCCAAGAGAGGAACCATGTTGGGTTATCCACAACGATTCCACCGAGCCTTCACTGATCAAAGGCTTTATTTGGTTCTCTTTGACATTTTGTGCTCTCACATGGTCTGGGATCTTCATCAAGTCGAGAGAACCATAGGGAAGAAGCCGTTTACCTTCACCATTCTCCGGGATCCTGTGGAACGTTTCATTTCGTTTTGGGATCATTACCAACTTGGAAGCCACCAAAATCTTCATGAGTTTATTCGTAACCCAAAGGGATCGCCACATCCAGAATGGCTAACCATGGTCCAAGAGATGGGATATGGGAACTCGGAGAGCAAATGGAACGCTGAAGATGTAATTCGCTATACTGatgccaatttcaaactcatCCTCATCCAAGAACATTGGAATGAATCcatgtttttgctttggcATTCTTTGCATTGGAACATAAAGGACTTTGGCCATCTTCCACAACTCAAGCGGGATGAGGAACACAAGTCTATAATTGATCATGACGAAAGAAAACGCTTGGAAGAGTGGCTCAAGCTTGATCATGAGATCTACAAACACTACTTGACCGTATTCCAAGAGAAATTGAACCATTGGAATCCGAGTGATTTACAAGAAGGCTTAGACAAAATGGCCCTCGTTCAGACAAACGTAACAATTGCGTGTGAAGTCAAGGAGACTTTGAATGCCAATTTAAGTGGGATTTTGAGAAAGACTTTTGACAGTCACTTCTTGGGTTTTAACGTGAAAAATACAACTGATTGTCTTAGTTTGGCAATGCCTGAAGAGACTTTAGTACGAAAAATCCGAAAAGTACAACTTAAAAagtttcatgttttgaatgccaaatga
- the LOC131879825 gene encoding serine/threonine-protein kinase greatwall-like isoform X1, which translates to MVEAEVGGKCPPSLAPTMQDFHILKPISRGAFGKVFLGTKSVVSQGQSRPLYAIKVMKKSEVVDKNMVSQVIAERNALALTKSPFCVNLFYCLQSTDHVYLVMEYLVGGDLKSLLSMYGFFDEAMARFYIAEMALALAYLHRRQIVHRDLKPDNVLLTNHGHIKLTDFGLSQVQVERELQIQDLIPHTPGWTATQLHRTPGQILSLTSHLRFRGPETSLLSASTCSDQTASWCVHSQPPLSPNTTSQSAGPFSPDLSPLSPLKPRVRLTSGCHSAPSQPPGPHSPPTGLNRTRRTQNETTSEDQTTPPTGQRRLVRKKSCIDAFEVSSELAGLAQLRVNPVQAESGRKRGKPMLLDFQDSPGSEPQPAKIPKLLAMNEPPLTNHTSPKSPDSDTHDASFESCESGSLSVTSANKENQPQAPPPPEAGALKFSTPTQNGPELARNVRFIMSPKTPIELSQLDEAVNKFGLSFSGLMDWRTSSLAPLPTESPAHRRWPPLLNDTPIETPLKAHTPFRTPKSLKKSTGSIMRERILGTPDYLAPELLLHQPHTEAVDWWGLGVCLYEFLTGVPPFSDETPALVFQNILNLNMEFPEGEEALSEPAVQAVRALLTLDPEQRANFQTMQDSLPFFGSVAWDKILEEKAPFVPQPDDDTDTGYFEARNNMLHLKVSEVIEH; encoded by the exons ATGGTGGAAGCCGAGGTGGGTGGGAAATGCCCCCCGTCCTTGGCGCCCACCATGCAGGACTTCCACATCCTCAAGCCCATCAGTCGCGGCGCCTTTGGCAAGGTCTTCCTGGGCACCAAGTCCGTGGTTTC GCAAGGCCAGTCCCGACCTTTGTACGCCATCAAGGTCATGAAGAAGTCCGAGGTGGTGGACAAGAACATGGTGTCGCAAGTGATCGCCGAGCGCAACGCTTTGGCCTTGACCAAGTCGCCGTTTTGCGTCAACCTTTTCTATTGTCTGCAATCCACCGACCACGTCTACTTGGTCATGGAATACCTCGTGGGCGGCGACCTCAAGTCCCTGCTCAGCATGTACGGCTTCTTCGACGAGGCCATGGCCCGCTTTTACATCGCGGAAATGGCCTTAGCCTTGGCCTACTTGCACCGCCGACAGATCGTGCATCGCGACTTGAAACCCGATAATGTGCTCTTGACCAATCACGGCCATATCAAACTCACCGATTTCGGCTTGAGTCAGGTCCAGGTGGAGCGCGAGCTGCAGATTCAAGACCTGATTCCACACACGCCCGGCTGGACCGCCACGCAGCTCCACCGCACGCCCGGTCAGATCCTGAGCTTGACCTCGCATTTGCGCTTCCGCGGACCCGAGACCAGTCTGTTGAGCGCCTCCACCTGCTCCGACCAGACCGCGTCCTGGTGTGTCCACAGCCAGCCGCCCCTTTCGCCGAATACCACCTCTCAGAGTGCGGGGCCGTTCTCGCCCGACCTCTCGCCCTTGAGTCCGCTTAAGCCGCGCGTCCGGCTGACCAGTGGGTGCCATTCCGCGCCCTCTCAACCGCCCGGACCCCACAGTCCTCCGACCGGGCTGAATCGGACGCGACGCACCCAAAATGAGACTACCTCCGAGGATCAGACCACCCCGCCCACCGGTCAACGCCGATTGGTGCGGAAAAAGTCTTGCATCGATGCCTTTGAAGTCTCGTCCGAGCTGGCGGGTTTGGCCCAACTCCGGGTCAATCCCGTGCAGGCGGAGAGCGGTCGGAAACGCGGCAAACCCATGCTACTGGATTTCCAGGACTCGCCCGGATCCGAGCCTCAACCCGCCAAGATCCCTAAGTTGCTGGCCATGAACGAGCCCCCCCTGACCAATCATACTTCGCCTAAATCGCCGGATTCCGATACCCATGACGCTAGTTTCGAGAGTTGCGAATCTGGCTCGCTGTCGGTGACCTCGGCCAATAAGGAGAACCAACCCCAGGCCCCGCCTCCACCCGAGGCGGGTGCCCTGAAATTTTCCACGCCCACGCAGAATGGTCCAGAGCTCGCGCGCAACGTGCGCTTCATCATGTCGCCCAAAACTCCGATCGAGTTGAGTCAACTGGATGAAGCCGTGAACAAATTCGGTTTGAGTTTTAGCGG CCTCATGGATTGGCGGACGAGTAGTCTGGCTCCGTTGCCGACCGAGTCTCCCGCCCACCGGCGATGGCCACCCCTTCTCAATGACACGCCTATTGAAACTCCTTTGAAGGCTCACACCCCATTTCGAACGCCCAAGAGTCTGAAGAAGTCCACCGGATCCATCATGCGGGAAAGAATCCTGG GCACCCCGGATTATCTGGCCCCTGAGTTGTTGCTCCACCAACCGCACACGGAGGCCGTCGATTGGTGGGGCTTAGGGGTGTGTCTGTACGAGTTCCTCACGGGCGTACCCCCATTCTCAGATGAAACTCCAGCGTTAGTGTTCCAAAACATTCTTAATCTCAATATGGAGTTCCCTGAAGGTGAAGAGGCGTTGTCAGAACCCGCGGTTCAGGCTGTTCGAGCTCTGCTAACTTTGGATCCCGAGCAAAGGGccaattttcaaaccatgCAGGACTCGTTGCCGTTTTTCGGATCTGTGGCATGGGACAAGATCCTGGAGGAAAAAGCGCCTTTCGTGCCACAACCCGACGATGACACGGACACGGGTTACTTCGAAGCCCGAAATAACATGTTGCATCTCAAAGTCTCCGAAgtcattgaacattga
- the LOC131885165 gene encoding heparin sulfate O-sulfotransferase-like, translating into MSRDLDETYQEKGIIKMPNSVDAIQICPSWNQFQIDRKSFWAKPTPEMYSLRPKFQTLKPNIIRWKLKNTQEPSVLIFNRNRKTGSSYVMRTLWKLSQRLHFRMHNLNLGDAPYSSLSQIQEQQLVEKMSNSPGHYSTLFWNHFFFIDTAIYNRSWNSNWINFVRHPIDWFLSDFYYRRRPSRIWNKKVKPPQEWFERDAELCILEQDPECFFQDGQYRIQQLSYFCGNALECRKVGSSEALKRAISVVDMYYSVVGITEDMVGSLSVMEALLPSFFSGFRSISVNEVINGHPHERNISASAKLKLEQMFHFDMIFYQFAKERLSNQMRILNISGMNRKAVRTSLN; encoded by the exons ATGTCCAGA GATTTAGACGAGACGTACCAAGAGAAAGGAATTATCAAAATGCCCAATTCT GTTGATGCcattcaaatttgtccaagctGGAATCAGTTCCAAATCGACAGAAAatcattttgggccaaacccACTCCAGAGATGTACAGCCTGCGACCAAAATTTCAGACGCTAAAACCCAATATAATACGGTGGAAACTTAAAAATACCCAAGAACCCtctgttttgattttcaacAGGAATCGCAAAACTGGATCGTCATATGTCATGAGAACATTGTGGAAATTGAGTCAAAGGCTGCATTTCCGAATGCACAATCTTA aTCTTGGCGATGCCCCTTACAG CAGCTTGTCCCAGATCCAGGAACAAcaattggtggaaaaaatgagtaACTCTCCGGGACATTATTCCACTCTGTTCTGGAatcatttcttcttcatcgaCACGGCTATTTATAATCGGTCTTGGAACAGCAATTGGATCAATTTTGTTCGCCACCCAATCGATTGGTTCCTGTCAGACTTTTACTACAGACGTCGGCCAAGtagaatttggaacaaaaaagtcAAGCCACCTCAG GAGTGGTTTGAGAGAGATGCTGAGCTTtgcattttggaacaagatccGGAATGTTTCTTCCAAGATGGTCAATATCGTATCCAACAACTCTCATACTTTTGTGGAAATGCTCTTGAATGTCGAAAAGTGGGTTCTTCAGAAGCATTGAAAAGAGCCATCTCTGTAGTGGATATGTACTATTCTGTGGTTGGGATCACCGAAGACATGGTAGGAAGTTTATCAGTAATGGAGGCACTATTGCCAAGCTTCTTTAGTGGATTTCGATCCATATCGGTGAATGAAGTGATCAATGGACATCCTCATGAAAGGAATATTTCAGCATCCGCCAAGTTGAAGTTGGAACAGATGTTTCACTTCGATATGATATTTTACCAATTTGCAAAGGAGCGTCTAAGCAACCAAATGCGAATCTTGAACATCTCTGGAATGAATCGCAAAGCTGTGAGAACAAGTCTCAACTGA
- the LOC131879825 gene encoding serine/threonine-protein kinase greatwall-like isoform X2 yields the protein MVEAEVGGKCPPSLAPTMQDFHILKPISRGAFGKVFLGTKQGQSRPLYAIKVMKKSEVVDKNMVSQVIAERNALALTKSPFCVNLFYCLQSTDHVYLVMEYLVGGDLKSLLSMYGFFDEAMARFYIAEMALALAYLHRRQIVHRDLKPDNVLLTNHGHIKLTDFGLSQVQVERELQIQDLIPHTPGWTATQLHRTPGQILSLTSHLRFRGPETSLLSASTCSDQTASWCVHSQPPLSPNTTSQSAGPFSPDLSPLSPLKPRVRLTSGCHSAPSQPPGPHSPPTGLNRTRRTQNETTSEDQTTPPTGQRRLVRKKSCIDAFEVSSELAGLAQLRVNPVQAESGRKRGKPMLLDFQDSPGSEPQPAKIPKLLAMNEPPLTNHTSPKSPDSDTHDASFESCESGSLSVTSANKENQPQAPPPPEAGALKFSTPTQNGPELARNVRFIMSPKTPIELSQLDEAVNKFGLSFSGLMDWRTSSLAPLPTESPAHRRWPPLLNDTPIETPLKAHTPFRTPKSLKKSTGSIMRERILGTPDYLAPELLLHQPHTEAVDWWGLGVCLYEFLTGVPPFSDETPALVFQNILNLNMEFPEGEEALSEPAVQAVRALLTLDPEQRANFQTMQDSLPFFGSVAWDKILEEKAPFVPQPDDDTDTGYFEARNNMLHLKVSEVIEH from the exons ATGGTGGAAGCCGAGGTGGGTGGGAAATGCCCCCCGTCCTTGGCGCCCACCATGCAGGACTTCCACATCCTCAAGCCCATCAGTCGCGGCGCCTTTGGCAAGGTCTTCCTGGGCACCAA GCAAGGCCAGTCCCGACCTTTGTACGCCATCAAGGTCATGAAGAAGTCCGAGGTGGTGGACAAGAACATGGTGTCGCAAGTGATCGCCGAGCGCAACGCTTTGGCCTTGACCAAGTCGCCGTTTTGCGTCAACCTTTTCTATTGTCTGCAATCCACCGACCACGTCTACTTGGTCATGGAATACCTCGTGGGCGGCGACCTCAAGTCCCTGCTCAGCATGTACGGCTTCTTCGACGAGGCCATGGCCCGCTTTTACATCGCGGAAATGGCCTTAGCCTTGGCCTACTTGCACCGCCGACAGATCGTGCATCGCGACTTGAAACCCGATAATGTGCTCTTGACCAATCACGGCCATATCAAACTCACCGATTTCGGCTTGAGTCAGGTCCAGGTGGAGCGCGAGCTGCAGATTCAAGACCTGATTCCACACACGCCCGGCTGGACCGCCACGCAGCTCCACCGCACGCCCGGTCAGATCCTGAGCTTGACCTCGCATTTGCGCTTCCGCGGACCCGAGACCAGTCTGTTGAGCGCCTCCACCTGCTCCGACCAGACCGCGTCCTGGTGTGTCCACAGCCAGCCGCCCCTTTCGCCGAATACCACCTCTCAGAGTGCGGGGCCGTTCTCGCCCGACCTCTCGCCCTTGAGTCCGCTTAAGCCGCGCGTCCGGCTGACCAGTGGGTGCCATTCCGCGCCCTCTCAACCGCCCGGACCCCACAGTCCTCCGACCGGGCTGAATCGGACGCGACGCACCCAAAATGAGACTACCTCCGAGGATCAGACCACCCCGCCCACCGGTCAACGCCGATTGGTGCGGAAAAAGTCTTGCATCGATGCCTTTGAAGTCTCGTCCGAGCTGGCGGGTTTGGCCCAACTCCGGGTCAATCCCGTGCAGGCGGAGAGCGGTCGGAAACGCGGCAAACCCATGCTACTGGATTTCCAGGACTCGCCCGGATCCGAGCCTCAACCCGCCAAGATCCCTAAGTTGCTGGCCATGAACGAGCCCCCCCTGACCAATCATACTTCGCCTAAATCGCCGGATTCCGATACCCATGACGCTAGTTTCGAGAGTTGCGAATCTGGCTCGCTGTCGGTGACCTCGGCCAATAAGGAGAACCAACCCCAGGCCCCGCCTCCACCCGAGGCGGGTGCCCTGAAATTTTCCACGCCCACGCAGAATGGTCCAGAGCTCGCGCGCAACGTGCGCTTCATCATGTCGCCCAAAACTCCGATCGAGTTGAGTCAACTGGATGAAGCCGTGAACAAATTCGGTTTGAGTTTTAGCGG CCTCATGGATTGGCGGACGAGTAGTCTGGCTCCGTTGCCGACCGAGTCTCCCGCCCACCGGCGATGGCCACCCCTTCTCAATGACACGCCTATTGAAACTCCTTTGAAGGCTCACACCCCATTTCGAACGCCCAAGAGTCTGAAGAAGTCCACCGGATCCATCATGCGGGAAAGAATCCTGG GCACCCCGGATTATCTGGCCCCTGAGTTGTTGCTCCACCAACCGCACACGGAGGCCGTCGATTGGTGGGGCTTAGGGGTGTGTCTGTACGAGTTCCTCACGGGCGTACCCCCATTCTCAGATGAAACTCCAGCGTTAGTGTTCCAAAACATTCTTAATCTCAATATGGAGTTCCCTGAAGGTGAAGAGGCGTTGTCAGAACCCGCGGTTCAGGCTGTTCGAGCTCTGCTAACTTTGGATCCCGAGCAAAGGGccaattttcaaaccatgCAGGACTCGTTGCCGTTTTTCGGATCTGTGGCATGGGACAAGATCCTGGAGGAAAAAGCGCCTTTCGTGCCACAACCCGACGATGACACGGACACGGGTTACTTCGAAGCCCGAAATAACATGTTGCATCTCAAAGTCTCCGAAgtcattgaacattga
- the LOC131884787 gene encoding exostosin-3-like isoform X1 has translation MAPSIWNPEFDYFYWNIAFNPFIRAPIVPPMFETSRGSKEIPKARKKYFKELFTPIVMTYKRHNLLKDALAMFGNITQHIDKVIIIWNDPSGKPYFEMLNTLRVAINAKVQFIFPPKNSLHNRYLPLDSIQTRSIFLFDDDTRRLDGTALLKGFRAWQENRDRLVGFVGRDLDQYLVPEMGKWHYIIQMHCENSILLPMALFIDKFYLYHYTYNLPQTLKEFVDKELNCDDIFLNAMVQDLTDKPGLMTSYFKDYSCDEDVCNLDANNSISQRDNHKVIRDQCLDMVYETYGYMPLRPGRFYVQTLERSFCRELNSAERDYGRYCYQKPGTTRNMKPFNSSIFQKKTFDQIGWFHIQFQFYNSFGNRSD, from the exons ATGGCTCCTTCGATATGGAACCCGGAATTTGATTACTTTTATTGGAATATTGCGTTCAACCCATTTATTAGAGCTCCAATTGTGCCCCCAATGTTCGAGACAAGCCGAGGGTCGAAAGAGATCCCcaaagcaagaaagaaataCTTTAAAGAACTTTTCACTCCCATCGTAATGACTTATAAGAGGCACAACCTGTTAAAAGATGCCTTGGCCATGTTCGGAAATATTACCCAACACATTGACAAA GTTATCATTATTTGGAATGATCCTAGCGGCAAaccatattttgaaatgctaaACACACTCAGGGTGGCCATCAACGCTAAGGTACAATTCATTTTCCCACCCAAAAATAGCCTTCACAATCGATATTTGCCGTTGGATTCCATTCAAACAAGgagcatttttctctttgatgACGACACAAGACGTTTGGATGGGACAGCTTTATTGAAAGGTTTTAG AGCGTGGCAAGAAAATCGTGACCGATTAGTTGGTTTTGTTGGAAGAGATTTGGATCAATATCTTGTTCCTGAAATGGGGAAATGGCATTACATCATTCAGATG CATTGTGAGAATTCCATTTTGTTACCCATGGCCCTATTCATCGACAAATTCTACCTTTAT CACTATACCTACAATTTGCCCCAAACGTTAAAAGAGTTTGTGGATAAAGAGCTCAATTGTGATGATATATTTCTCAACGCCATGGTCCAAGATCTAACGGACAAACCAGGATTGATGACGTCATATTTCAAGGATTACTCATGTGATGAGGACGTATGCAATTTGGATGCAAACAATTCTATCTCACAACGGGACAATCACAAGGTCATTCGGGATCAATGTCTGGATATGGTTTATGAAACCTATGGATATATGCCACTTCGTCCTGGAAGATTCTACGTTCAAACCTTGGAGCGTTCTTTTTGCCGAGAGTTGAACTCTGCTGAACGTGACTATGGTCGATACTGCTATCAAAA GCCGGGTACCACAAGGAACATGAAACCATtcaattcatcaattttccaaaagaaaacatttgatcaaattggatggtttcatattcaatttcaattttataacAGCTTTGGAAACCGATCCGATTAG
- the LOC131884803 gene encoding lactosylceramide 4-alpha-galactosyltransferase-like has translation MLNVENESPLSKDIMRVKSFFPIYACKQVSATAIGLYFICSTFTFLTMDKRAYGRKPPSLRSKNLTSSIEVEPFQESLVDINETVFFLETQESLDELDRSLMCAVESYHGANPFDSIVVLINGGGSIPIVPDYLKDVSQIQFRHLSFAHFLEASPLGELWNSPKWKETIYPLNHMSDLLRVVILHKFGGTYIDSDLIALKAFPRLANNNVIVGVETEKVGSAYMKFGKNHAFLEQAIVELREHFDGSNWGANGPLLLTRVATQKCGPLKIESTGQKCNDFEILPSYFTYPFKARDWKTFFDSSQQQTVREKTAHSYMVHYFSGMRRKEGLDPSPLDPELPLHQLYQAHCPKTWNHFKATVSE, from the exons ATGCTAAACGTTGAAAACGAAAGTCCATTATCTAAAGACATTATGCGAGTCAAGTCCTTCTTCCCCATCTACGCGTGCAAACAAGTGTCCGCGACCGCCATTGGCCTCTACTTCATCTGTTCCACGTTCACTTTCCTGACAATGGATAAACGAGCTTATGGAAGAAAACCACCCTCTTTACGGTCCAAGAATCTGACCTCTAGCATTGAAGTTGAGCCTTTCCAGGAAAGTCTTGTTGATATCAACGAGACCGTATTCTTCCTGGAGACCCAAGAGTCATTGGACGAATTGGACCGATCCCTTATGTGTGCAGTGGAAAGTTATCATGGGGCGAATCCCTTTGACTCGATCGTTGTTTTGATTAATGGAGGTGGATCTATTCCGATTGTTCCAGATTACCTCAAAGATGTGAGTCAGATTCAGTTTAGACATTTGAGCTTTGCTCACTTTCTCGAAGCATCTCCTTTGGGAGAGTTGTGGAACAgtccaaaatggaaagaaaccaTCTACCCGTTGAACCATATGAGTGACTTACTTCGAGTGGTTATTTTGCACAAGTTTGGTGGGACATACATAGATTCGGATTTGATCGCTTTAAAGGCTTTTCCCAGGCTGGCCAACAACAATGTTATTGTGGGAGTGGAAACGGAAAAAGTGGGCAGTGCGTATatgaaatttgggaaaaatcACGCATTTCTCGAACAAGCAATAGTGGAATTG AGAGAACACTTCGATGGGTCAAATTGGGGAGCAAATGGACCACTTCTTCTTACACGGGTGGCAACTCAAAAATGTGGCCCATTAAAGATTGAATCAACGGGTCAAAAATGCAACGATTTTGAAATCTTGCCCTCATATTTTACATATCCTTTCAAAGCCAG AGACTGGAAGACCTTTTTCGATTCATCCCAACAACAGACAGTCAGGGAGAAAACTGCCCACAGTTACATGGTTCATTATTTCTCGGGCATGAGGAGAAAAGAAGGCCTAGACCCGTCACCATTGGACCCAGAGCTTCCACTACATCAACTATACCAGGCCCATTGTCCCAAAACTTGGAATCATTTCAAAGCCACTGTTTCTGAGTGA